The Urbifossiella limnaea nucleotide sequence GGGTCGGCCCGGTCCTTCAGCGCACGTAGAGCTTCGACGCGCAGCGCAGCGGAGGGGTCGCGCAGGAACCCGACGAGCGTGTCCGTCCGCAGCCGCTTGCTCGCCGCCGGCACCGCCCGCAGCGCCGCGAGGCGGAGCGCCGCGGGCGCGGCCGGGTCGGCGAGGCGGTCGAGGAAGTACTTCGCCAGCCCGTCCTCGTCGATGGGCTGGTTGTCGATCCGGGCCAGGGCCGTCGCGAGCCCGGTCAGCCCGCGCGGGTCGATCCTGGGGTCCGCCATCATCTCGACGACCCGCGGCCGGTAGCGCGCCAGCCGCTCGTCCGCCACCCACTTCGCCGCCAGGAAGCGGACGTCCGGGTCGGGGTCGGCGAGGAACAGGGCCAGCGCCCGCACCGCGTCGGCGTGGCCGGTCGCCCGCCACACGAGCAGCAGCCCGGCGCGCACCTTCGGGTCTTCGGTCAGCGGGTGGCGGTCGAGCCGCACGAGCAAGTCCGGATGACGGGCCAACTGCCGGACCGCGGCATGTCGCAGGAACGGGTCCGCGTCGGCGAGCAACTTCAGCAGCACCGGGACCGTGGCCTCGCCCGTCAGCCCGGCGACCGCCTCCGCGCGAACGGCGGCGCCCACCCCGTCCGCCGCGAACTCGGCCACGTCCGCCTTGCGGGCGACCAGCCCGCGAACGGCCATCGCCCTCACCGCCGGCTCGGCGTCGGTGCGGGCGACCGAGGCGAGATCGGTACTACCGTCGTTCACCGCGATGAGGCCGTCGAGCGCCGCCGCCCGCGTGCGCACGTCGGCGGCCTTCAGTTGCCCGCGGAGGAACGACCGCCCGGCCTCGTCGCGCGCCAGCGTGCGTGCCGCCGCGTCGCGCGCCGGGCGGTGCGGGCTCGCCAGCGCGAGCTTCGGGTCGGCCGGCCGCGGCGCCGGCTTCGCGTCCTTCCAGCGGACGTGCCACACCGCCCCCTTGCCGTGCAGGGTGTACTCCTTCGAGCCCCAGTCGCTCACGAACAGCGAGCCGTCCGGGGCGGTCGCCAGGCCGGACGGGTGGAACGCGGGGCCGCCCTGCACGAACGGCCGGCGCTCCGCCACGACGGTCGCCCCCTTCGCCCGCGGGGTGTAGCGCTCGACGCGGTGGTCGGCCCACGCCGGCACGAGCAGGTCGCCGCGGTACTCGGCCGGCAGCCCGTCCGACTCGTAGCAGACGACCTCGCACGGCGACTCGCCGGTGCCCGCGGCGAACGGCAGCGTGCCGGGGAGCTCGCCGTTCCACGCCTGGAACGGGTGCCGCCCGGAGCGCCCGTAGCGGAACTGGAAGCCGTAGTCGCCGCCCTCGACGGCGTGCAGCAGCCGACACGGCGGCGACGAGTCCGGGTCGTTGTCGGCGACGATCAGGCGGCCGAAGATGTCGCGGCCCGTGCCGAACGGGTTCCAGAAGCCGGTCGCCATCCGGCGCAGCTGCTTCCCGTCGGCGGTGCAGCGGAACAGGTTCCCGCCCTCGCCGCCGCCGGTGAGCGTGGTGCCGTCGGCGCCGACCAGCTTGTACGGGGCGCCGAGGTTCTCGCCCATGCCGAAGATCAGGTCGCCGCGGGCGTCGAACGCCAGCCCGGCGAGGCCGTTGTGCGGGTAGTTGCCGGCGGTGTCGAGGAACGCGACGCGGGTCTTCTCGTCGGCCGTGCCGTCGCCGTCGGTGTCGCGGAGGCGCAGCACCTCGTTGCGGGTGGCGAGGTACACCGACCCGTCCGGGTGGACGGCGAGGTCCATCGTGGCGGTCGTACCCTCGAAGAAGGTGGTGAACTTGTCGGCGCGGCCGTCGCCGTCGGTGTCTTCGAGCACGCGGACGCGGTCGGCCTTCGGGCCGGCGTAGTTCGCCGGGCGGAAGTGCGTGTGGCTCTCGACGACGAGCAGCCGGCCGCGGGCGTCGAAGTCGAGGGCGATGGGTTGAACGATGTCCGGGGCGGCGGCGAACCGCTCGACGACGAGCCGCGGGTCGGCCGCGGTGGGTGCGGCGGGCGGCGCGGGCTGCGCGTTCGCCACGGCCAGGATCACGACGACGGCGGCGGCGGCGAGAGAGGGACGCACGACGGTCTCCGGGTTCGGGTCAGGCCACGCGGGTCGTTCGGACCGCGGGCATTGTGTGTACGACTCCCCCCCGGGGGGTCGAGGCACGAATTGAGTCGAGTACACAAAAGATCGTTGTGGCGCAGCCGCGACGGCGGCGCTGGCCATCGGCACGTTCCGGTCGGCGGGCGGGCGTGGGTGGTTCCCCTCACGGTAGCCCGCGCCGGCGCCGCGGCCACGGCCGGCGAGGGTCCGACCGAACGACGCTTGAAGCCGTCGGCGATGTGGGCGAGAATACCCTGAGCCCTCCGCACCGCGCCTCCCCGGCCTGCCCGCGCATGAACCGCCACTCCCTCCCGCTCGTCGTCGCGCTCCTGGTCGTGCCCGCCGCACGTGCCCAGGACACGCGGCACTTCGAGACCCGCGTCCGGCCGCTCCTGGCCGAGAACTGCTTCAAGTGCCACGGCCCCGACCGGCAGCGCGGCGACCTGCGGCTCGACACGGCGGACGGCTTCAAGAAGGGCGGCGGGTCCGGCACCCCGCTCGTCACCCCCGCGCGACCGGACGACAGCCTCCTCCTCCGCGCCGTCCGTCACGCCGACGGGGTCGAGAAGATGCCGCCGGAGGGGAAGCTCACCGCCGCCCAGGTCGCCGACCTGGCGGCGTGGGTGAAGGCGGGAGCGCCCTACCCGGCCTCGGTGGCGAAGGCGCCCGCTGCCGACCCGGCGAAGCACTGGGCGTTCCTCCCGCTTCAGCAGGCACGAAATCCGAAGCCCGAGATTCACAACCCGATCGACGGCTTCGTCCTGGCGAAACTCGCCGCCGCCGGCCTGACCCCGGCCCCGCCGGCCGACGCGCGGGCGCTGATCCGCCGCGCCACGTTCGACCTCACGGGCCTGCCGCCGACGCCGGACGAGATCGACGCCTTCCTCCGGGATTCCGCACGCCGCACGCCGGACGCCGCGTTCGAAGCGGTGGTGGACCGGCTGCTCGCGTCGCCGGCCTACGGCGAGCGGTGGGGGCGGCACTGGCTCGACGTGGCCCGCTACGCCGACAGCAACGGGCTCGACGAGAACGTCGCCCACGGCACCGCCTGGCGGTACCGCGACTACGTCGTCCGCAGCCTCAACGCCGACAAGCCGTACGACCAGTTCCTCCGCGAGCAACTCGCCGGCGACCTCCTCCCCGCGGCCGACCCCGCCGCGCGGGCCGAGCGGCTCGTCGCCACCGGGTTCCTGGCCCTCGGGCCGAAGGTGCTCGCCGAGCCCGACGAGAAGCGGATGGAACTCGACATCGTGGACGAGCAGATCGACACCGTCGGCCGCGCCGTGCTGGGGATGACGTTCGGCTGCGCCCGCTGCCACGACCACAAGTTCGACCCGATCGAGCAGGCCGACTACTACGGCCTCGCCGGCGTGTTCGTGAGCACGCGGACGATGGAGCACTTCAAGAAGGTGGCCCGCTGGCACGAGAACTCCATCGCCACGCCCGCCGAGCAGCGGGCGAAGGCCCAGATCGACGCCGCCGGCGCCGTGGTGAAGTCGCTGCCCGCGGCCGCGGCGGCGCTGGCGGCGGCTTCGCCCGACCTGCCGACGGCGATGGGCGTGGCCGACGGCACGCCGACCGACGTGCGGGTGCTGCGCCGGGGGAACCACCTCACCCCGGCGGACGTGGTGCCGCGGCGGTTCCCGCTCGTGTTCGCCGGCGCGGGGCAGCCCGCGCTGCCGAAGGGGCAGAGCGGCCGGCTCGAACTCGCGGCGTGGCTCACCGACCCGCGGCACCCGCTCACCGCCCGCGTGATCGTCAACCGCGTGTGGCGGTGGCACTTCGGCAAGGGGCTGGTGCGGTCCGTGGACAACTTCGGCCTCACCGGCGACGCCCCGACGCACCCGGAGCTGCTCGACTACCTCGCCGCCGGGTTCACGGCCGACGGCTGGAGCCTGAAGCGCCTCCACCGCCGCATCATGCTCTCGGCCACGTACCGGATGAGCACCGCCCACGACGCGAAGGCCGCGACCGCCGACCCGGACAACCGCCTGCTGTGGCGGGCGAACCCGCGCCGGCTGGAGGCCGAGGCGATCCGCGATTCCTTGCTGGCCGTCGGCGGGCTGCTCGACCGCACCGCCGGCGGCCCGGCGCTCGCGGGCGTCAAGAACCGCGACTACCTGTTCGACCACACCTCGAAGGACCGCACGAGCTACGCCAGCGACCGCCGGTCGCTGTACCTGCCGGTGATCCGCAACAACCTGTACGACGTGTTCCAGCTGTTCGACGCCCCCGACCCGGCCGTGCCGACTGGCGACCGGGCGACGACCACCGTACCGACGCAGGCGCTGTTCTTCCTCAACAGCGACCTGTCGGCGCGGGCCGCCGACGCGCTCGCCGGCCGGTTGCTCGCCGCCCCGGGCCTCGACGACGCGGGCCGCGTGCGGCTGCTGTTCGAGTTCGCCTACAGCCGCCCGCCGACGACAGCCGAGACCGCGCGGGTGGTCGCCGGCGTGGCCGCGTTCGAGGCCGACGCGGGCCGCCGCGCCGCGTGGGCGGCCGTGTGCCAGGCGGTGCTGGCGGGGAACGAGTTCATCCACCTGAACTGAGTGACGGAGACCGGCCCGTGATGACCCGCCGCGACGCGCTCCGCCACACCGCCCTCGGGTTCGGCGGGCTCGCCCTCGCCGACCTGCTCCGCGCCGCCGACTCGGCGCGCGCCCCGCACTTCGCGCCGCGGGCGAAGCGGGTCATCTTCCTGTTCATGAAGGGCGGCCCGTCGCACCTCGACACGTTCGAGCCGAAGCCGCTTCTGGACCGCGACGACGGCAAGCCGTACCCCGGCTCGCGGCCGCGGGTGGTGTTCGCGCCGACCGGCAACCTGCTGAAGTCGCCGTGGAAGTTCCGGCAGTACGGCCAGAGCGGCAGCCCGGTGAGCGAGCTGTTCCCGCACGTCGCCGGGTGCGTGGACGACATCTGCTTCGTCCACTCGCTCCACGGCACCAACCCGGCGCACGGCGGGGCGGTGCTGAAGCTCCACACCGGGAGCGACAACTTCGTCCGCCCGAGCATGGGCGCGTGGGTCGCCTACGGCCTCGGGACGGAGAACGCCGACCTGCCGGCGTTCGTGACCGTGTGCCCGACGCTCGCCCACGGCGGGGTGAACAACTGGGGCTCGGCGTTCCTCCCGGCCGCGTGCCAGGGCGTGCCGCTCGGCAACGCCAGCACGCCGGTCGAACAGGCCCGCGTGCGCTACATCGACAACCCGCGCACGACCCGCACCGCCCAGCGCCGGCAGCTCGACCTCCTCGCCGACCTCAACCGCGGCCACCTCGACCGCTCCGGCCCGGACGCGGCCCTGGAGGGGCGCATCGAGTCGTTCGAACTCGCCTTCCGGATGCAGCAGACGA carries:
- a CDS encoding PSD1 and planctomycete cytochrome C domain-containing protein — translated: MNRHSLPLVVALLVVPAARAQDTRHFETRVRPLLAENCFKCHGPDRQRGDLRLDTADGFKKGGGSGTPLVTPARPDDSLLLRAVRHADGVEKMPPEGKLTAAQVADLAAWVKAGAPYPASVAKAPAADPAKHWAFLPLQQARNPKPEIHNPIDGFVLAKLAAAGLTPAPPADARALIRRATFDLTGLPPTPDEIDAFLRDSARRTPDAAFEAVVDRLLASPAYGERWGRHWLDVARYADSNGLDENVAHGTAWRYRDYVVRSLNADKPYDQFLREQLAGDLLPAADPAARAERLVATGFLALGPKVLAEPDEKRMELDIVDEQIDTVGRAVLGMTFGCARCHDHKFDPIEQADYYGLAGVFVSTRTMEHFKKVARWHENSIATPAEQRAKAQIDAAGAVVKSLPAAAAALAAASPDLPTAMGVADGTPTDVRVLRRGNHLTPADVVPRRFPLVFAGAGQPALPKGQSGRLELAAWLTDPRHPLTARVIVNRVWRWHFGKGLVRSVDNFGLTGDAPTHPELLDYLAAGFTADGWSLKRLHRRIMLSATYRMSTAHDAKAATADPDNRLLWRANPRRLEAEAIRDSLLAVGGLLDRTAGGPALAGVKNRDYLFDHTSKDRTSYASDRRSLYLPVIRNNLYDVFQLFDAPDPAVPTGDRATTTVPTQALFFLNSDLSARAADALAGRLLAAPGLDDAGRVRLLFEFAYSRPPTTAETARVVAGVAAFEADAGRRAAWAAVCQAVLAGNEFIHLN
- a CDS encoding PVC-type heme-binding CxxCH protein, which gives rise to MRPSLAAAAVVVILAVANAQPAPPAAPTAADPRLVVERFAAAPDIVQPIALDFDARGRLLVVESHTHFRPANYAGPKADRVRVLEDTDGDGRADKFTTFFEGTTATMDLAVHPDGSVYLATRNEVLRLRDTDGDGTADEKTRVAFLDTAGNYPHNGLAGLAFDARGDLIFGMGENLGAPYKLVGADGTTLTGGGEGGNLFRCTADGKQLRRMATGFWNPFGTGRDIFGRLIVADNDPDSSPPCRLLHAVEGGDYGFQFRYGRSGRHPFQAWNGELPGTLPFAAGTGESPCEVVCYESDGLPAEYRGDLLVPAWADHRVERYTPRAKGATVVAERRPFVQGGPAFHPSGLATAPDGSLFVSDWGSKEYTLHGKGAVWHVRWKDAKPAPRPADPKLALASPHRPARDAAARTLARDEAGRSFLRGQLKAADVRTRAAALDGLIAVNDGSTDLASVARTDAEPAVRAMAVRGLVARKADVAEFAADGVGAAVRAEAVAGLTGEATVPVLLKLLADADPFLRHAAVRQLARHPDLLVRLDRHPLTEDPKVRAGLLLVWRATGHADAVRALALFLADPDPDVRFLAAKWVADERLARYRPRVVEMMADPRIDPRGLTGLATALARIDNQPIDEDGLAKYFLDRLADPAAPAALRLAALRAVPAASKRLRTDTLVGFLRDPSAALRVEALRALKDRADPAAAAAARAVAADAKAPTAVRAQALVTLAAAGAPDADFLLGLAAGGDAVLSREAIRSLSGATLTPVQRGRLEPAAAGQAEREELAARVLGKPFHAGRPPATDTAAWLKRLDGPADAEAGRRVFEHPRVAGCARCHAADGRGAGVGPDLSRIGRTDRRWVVESIVQPSAAVAPHYQAWRVETLDGRSRTGLLVGTHLDESVYVDEKGERFRVRAGDEAGITPARGSLMPDGLLDGLTDQEARDLVAYLLSRK
- a CDS encoding DUF1501 domain-containing protein, with protein sequence MTRRDALRHTALGFGGLALADLLRAADSARAPHFAPRAKRVIFLFMKGGPSHLDTFEPKPLLDRDDGKPYPGSRPRVVFAPTGNLLKSPWKFRQYGQSGSPVSELFPHVAGCVDDICFVHSLHGTNPAHGGAVLKLHTGSDNFVRPSMGAWVAYGLGTENADLPAFVTVCPTLAHGGVNNWGSAFLPAACQGVPLGNASTPVEQARVRYIDNPRTTRTAQRRQLDLLADLNRGHLDRSGPDAALEGRIESFELAFRMQQTMPEAEDLAKESHLTKALYGMDDPVTAPFGRQCLLARRLAERGVRFVQVTHSDANVQWDQHGNLRAGHAKNAREVDKPIAGLLKDLKARGLLNDTLVLWGGEFGRTPTVEGGGRDGRDHNPEGFTVWMAGGGVKPGFRYGATDEYGWYAAENKVHVHDLHATVLALLGLDHERLTFRHAGRDFRLTDVHGRVVRELFA